A region of the Aphelocoma coerulescens isolate FSJ_1873_10779 chromosome 1, UR_Acoe_1.0, whole genome shotgun sequence genome:
AAGAAAttctggatgccccatccctggaagtgttcaaggccaggttggggggctctgagcaatctggtctaagggaaggtgtccctgtgtgtgggAGGGGGGTTGGACCTgagtgatctttaaggtcccttccaacccaaaccattctgtgattctcctaATGAAATTCTGCAGATGCATCATTGCAGGCCAAGCTGGTGTTCAGAACTGTGATGTCAAAAATAAGGGAAGGGAGTTACAAGTATGAATGAGAGATGGAGGACAAGAGAGGAGTGGCTACAAAATTCCCAATTGTAAATTAATGTCCTAATAAAACTGGATCTGACATGGAGCTCGCCATTCAAAAAACCCTTCTACGTGTGTCTGAAAAGGCAAACTACCTATGGGTAACAAATCCCATTAAATTAACAGGAATTAGCAGATAACCAACTACAAAACTCAGGTCCAAGCAGGAATAGATGGAGGAAGCAAGATACCTCCAAGCAGGATGTAATTTGCTGGTGTTTCTTACAAATACATTGTTTAGGGGAAGTAGCACAGATCTTCCAAGCTGCATGAAATTTATAAAATCATTAATAGACCTTTTTACAAGAAAGGAAGAGGATAGTCATAATTTATTATTGCAAAAGAAATGAATTCAAATTAGGAGATTCACTTACTATTGAAGAAGTTATTTAGAGGATATGTAAAGCATTTCCCCCCAGTTTAAACTTTGTTGCTGCTAGACAGCTCTCTTGAAGCAATTTCTTGGGAGAatgacaaagaaaagaaattcttaGTTTCTTTGAATTATCAGTGCCTTTTACTCACTAAGGGGTAAGAAAAATATTCCCTTTTCTAGGCAAAGGATGTGTTGTTGGATCTTTCTGTGACTGTGTGCATTTCTCAATGCAGCTTCTCACGAGAGATGCTGTTACTGCCCAGGTGGATGGGGTGGTGCACTACAAGATCCACAGTGCTGTCAGTGCTGTTGCCAATGTCACTGATGTCCACTCTGCGACCTTGCTTCTGGCACAGACAACCCTGAGAAATGTCCTGGGTACACAGAGCTtggctcagctgctggcaggtcGTGAGGAGATTGCACACAATATCCAGGTAAATCTGGCTCTCAAAATTCACTGACAAGCATGGAGATGTCTTCTGGGGAGTAGCAAATTAGTAATaacctctctttctttcttcaataatgataaaaaaatctccctttatggttttttttcaattatacATATCATTGCTTAGAGTCAGAAAGAGTTATTCTATAGTTATTTCCCCAGGTTCTTGTAGCAGAGTTATCTGTatcaaaaagcaattaaaattctgaaattatCCAGTGACTTAAATAAATCAGTTTAGTCCTTGCAGAGAGGCAGCTGCAAACATGGAGAAAGAGGTTTGCTGCTTGTGGGAAGCTCTATCTTGGGCACACCCTTGACTTATATCTCCTGTCATTACAACTCAGAGTACAAATGGAGTTGTTGCATGCTTTAAAACACCATCTGGTTTAGTTTTTAATTTGGCAGGCAAGCACCTGATTTATTAATTTCAGTCAGAGATGAGGCATAGTCAGACCAAAGAGAGACTGTaccccctggagccaggagaGTGGCCACGGGCAGAGCCAGGGTTACAGGGGTGGTGTGGATTGCTGGAGCAtccaggagccagagcacagacgagtgtgccagtgctgcagggctgtgctgtgtctCACCCACAGTGTACTTTTACAGTGTTGTGCTGTTTAAGGAAGTTGCTGTAGTATTTCTTTGTAAAAGGGAGAAGTTTACTAAGTGCCACATAAGGAAAGGATGAGGATCACAGCTTAGGAGGCAGGAGAGAATCTGCACAGGAGACACTGGTGTTGACCAGCAAGTGTTTCATGAGGCTGTGGTACCCACTGTGCACACACCATGCTGGGTGCTGGTTCCCCTGGAACGTCCCTCTTTCTGCTGTGCGGGTTTGCCCTGTCCTTCTGTCCAAGCAGGTCCACCCCGTGGCTTTCTCTCTGCCAGCACTGTGCCCTTCCTGGCGTGTTGTGTGTTTGTCCCTAAGGCTGCCCTCGGCAGTGCCACAGAGCAGTGGGGAGTCAAAGTGGCCCGTGTGGAGATCAAAGACATCCAGATTCCCATGGCCATGCAGAGGGCAATGGCAGCTGAAGCAGAGGCTGCTCGAGAGACAAGAGCTAAGGTGAGACCCATGACAGCGTCAACCACCAGCTCTCATTTCCTtttcatagaaccacagaatcttttatgttggaaaagatctctcaGATCActaagtccaaccattaactcagcactgccaggtccaccactaaaccatatccctaagcaccacatctaccTACCCTGTAAATGACCTCCACCGTTAGTGACTCCACCGCATCCCTGGGCATCctcttccaatgcttgacaacctaatttttttcctaatatccaatctaagcTTTCCCTGGGGCAACTTaaaaggccatttcctcttgtcctatggTACCAGGAATCCAAGGTAGTTTGTTTTCTCCTCATTGTAAAGCTGGATTTTCCCCATGATGGGCAGCATTTCCATGCCATTTCCATTTCTGTTCCTTTGCAGGTTGtggcagcagaaggagaaatgaaTGCTTCCAAAGCTCTCCAGCAGGCCTCCATGGTGCTGGCCGAGTCTCTGGCAGGTCTGCAGCTGCGTTACCTGCAAATACTAACAACTGTGGCAGCACAGAATAATTCCACTATTGTCTTCCCTCTCCCTATAAATAtgtttgggaatttggggcagaAAAGTACAGGGGGATAGAGGCTGTTCTAGCTAGCTCCTAGGCCAGAGATATTTGAAGGTTTTCCCAGGAAGCAAGGGGGTCCCAACTGGTAGAATTAAAGTAGAAGCATGTTTGGGTCCTCTGTCCCAAAAATAAGAGCAAAATTAGTTTAACAATCACACACAGCTCCCACATTGAGACTGCATTTGCAAAGTTCAGACACTAAGCAGTTCCAGCTTAGACTCACCTACAagtaaaatggaagaaaatatgtaaaatgTATGTTAGACCTAATATAAAATTTTAATGATGATTTCACCACACTTTACAGAGTCTTGAGTGTTGCAATTATTTGGTGATTTGTCTGCTAGGCAAGAACCTCTGAGGTGCTGATGTACTCCACACAGCAGAAGGGTCAGACATTGGTATTTAACTCAATTCCTGTGGAGTGGAAAGGAAGGATTTGGCTCTTAACCTTAGAGGTATTCTTTCATAAATATTGGCAGAATTACTGTATAATTGGTATGTCAGTGGAACAGCCTATTCTTTATCTTATATTAATAGAAATTAATACTTGCTTTACTGGCCTCAGCTGTATTTTGCCTTATCACTGACATTTATATGAGCTctgtaataaaataaagagAATATATGACCAGGCATTACAATCACATTTCCTAAATGTGAAAGCTGGGGCAAACCTCGAGGTCCTCTGTCAATTTGTctgtcttacaccttcagtagGTTTCTTATCTTCCTTTGCATATGTCATGAAGCAGTCATGCAGGTTTTCCTAAAATGAGCCTTCCCTACCCTCCATCCATGCAATGCTTGGCAGCTGAGAAGATGTTGCTGATATCCAGGTTCAGCTGATGCTAAATTTGAATTTGCAGCCTTTAAAAATAGCTGGTCAGTTCACAGTTCAGGCACACAGCAATGAACTGTCTTCTGTGAATCTGAAATTTCTTGTGATGGAGCTGTTCTGGtaggtgctgctgcagtgccatgTCTTGTTCACATGAGCATCACTGCTGCCCCTTCTATCAGTAGGGTCATTTGACTCCAAATTAACCACCTCAGGATGGACCTAGTAATTATCATATCACTGAAGCTGGCCCTTCTGTTTTTACTGCAATGTATCACAAGCAGTCCAGGTGGCAAATGTTTGTGCTCagtagctgctggcacagagTGATACGAGCATCTGTGGATGGTGACCTACCCAACTCTTCTCTGCTTCAGACATGACTGCCAAATGGTATTTTGCTGGCAAACTAAAGAAGCAAAACCTGTAGCTGAAAGTCATCTGCTTAGCAGTGATACCAAAACATTTTCTACAGACTTCTTCTTATCCTAAGAAAAGAGCAGTTTTGAGTTGAactctaaaaaaataaaagcttgaaAGACATGTTGCTACAGAGTGCAGTTAAAAGCAGTTCTGTGCCCTCAGTGAGCTACCAGCCTAGCAAGCCTGTGCAAGACTCCCAAGCCCAACACAGGACATGTCCAGTGTGCCACTTTCAGTTCCAGTTTCAGAAGTGTATGGAATCCAGCCATGGCGTCAGCAGGACTCACAGCCAGAAACTAGCTGATGTGTTGAAGCATGAGTGCTGGTATCTCTTGTCTTTCAGCAGCAGGGTAACACAGGTAAGCCCATGAATGCCCAGTTTTCTTTTTGACCCATGAAAATGTCTTGGCcttttttgaattatttttttcttgcctaGGACTGCAGGAATTAATCAGCTCTGCAAGCACGAGTTTTTCTTTTGACTCTTTGCAGGGCAATTGCACTGTTGTATAATGGCTCAAAGAGACAGAAATTCCTGCTCTCTCTTCCCCAGTGTCAGGTACAATGAACACAATAACTAGTAGAGTAGCTGCATTTTTTGTTGTATTACCCACGCACACATCCACAAGAGGATACCACAATCAGCAAAACAGCAATAGAAGCAGCCCTGCAATGTTTCAGGGACGCACAGGCTTTGCAGGAAGAATTCTGGCAGAAGGTGAGCTGCAGTCCCACAGAGAGATGTGGGGGTCTGAGCCATCGTTCAGATGTGGCACAGGCTGTCAGTGGTGCTCAGGAATTCCTGCAGGTGAGCACAGCTCTGCCGGTGCAAGGTGCTGTGGCACTCACTGGCCTCTGGAATTTTCTCCACCCAGGCTTGTGCATCAAGTAAGTACTGCATCCTGAGTGAAGATGGGACAGGTAAGCAAGGTTAGTCATTATTTCTGACATAGAGCAATGGGAGAGCATGTTCACTGAGCTGCTGCATCCCTCCACAGAGGCACCTCTGAGATCAAGAGTTACACTAGCCAAGGAACCTTCCTGAAACTTACTTTCACCAGCAGGTTAACTGAGCATTGAATAAAGTCTGTGAAGTCTCAGTGCCAAGCTGGGACAGACCTTGCTGTAATTGTGTTTTGAGTGTGTCAGGTAAGCTTGGGCTAAGATTTTGTTAGAGCT
Encoded here:
- the STOML3 gene encoding stomatin-like protein 3, translating into MDPQRERPKKVNTEHLIADSQEGIGICGWILVSLSFLMVLITFPISIWACIKVVREYERAVVFRLGRILSKKAKGPGMILVLPCTDTFIKVDLRTVTCKIPPQELLTRDAVTAQVDGVVHYKIHSAVSAVANVTDVHSATLLLAQTTLRNVLGTQSLAQLLAGREEIAHNIQAALGSATEQWGVKVARVEIKDIQIPMAMQRAMAAEAEAARETRAKVVAAEGEMNASKALQQASMVLAESLAGLQLRYLQILTTVAAQNNSTIVFPLPINMFGNLGQKSTGG